AGCATATTGTGAACAAGGTGGACCTGATCACGCTGCGGGACAGGGAATCGGCAGAACTGCTGAAAGAGATCGGGGTCCGGAAACCTGTCGTCAAAGTGACGGCGGATCCCGTTTTTGGCCTGGGCGGCGCCGGAGAAGCGGAGCCGGGCGAAAGGGTTCTGGCCGGATTTGGCATTGATTTAAAGAACGGGCCTCTCGTAGGCATAGCTATCCGGCCATGGCCCAACTATGAAAGTTCACTCAACGCACTTGCTGAAGCAGCCGGTTACCTGCTGAGCCTGGGCCGGCAGGTGGTTATTATTCCCATGCATTATCCTGTTGATTTACCGGCGGCAAAAGAATTGCACAAACGACTGGGGAATAAATCTGTTTTGCTTGACAGGAGCCTGGGGCCCGACCGGTTAATGGCCCTGACCGGAAAGCTGGAACTGGTTATTGCCATGCGGCTGCACGCCCTAATTTTCGGGGCTGTGCAAGGTGTCCCGGTGATCGGTATCAGCTATGACCCCAAAGTGGATAAGTTCCTGCAAAGCCCTGGCTGTTTTTCGGCGGGAAGCGTTGATTCCGTCAGCAGTGAAACTTTGATCAGGCTTATAGACTATATACTTCGGAACAGGGAAGCCGTTTCCGGACAATTGGCTGAATTCAGCCGAGGCTTGAGAGAAGCTGCCCTGGAAAACGCCCGCCTGGCTATTGAACTTTTACACAGAAAAGTCAATTAGTTGTTTAATTATTTTTTTCAAAGCGCTATAATATGTATAGATGGTCTATACATGGAGGTTTGGATAAATGGAGATCAGAAGAGTATTTAAGAGCGGTAACAGCTATGTGGTTTCATTACCAAAGAATGTAGTTGAAACTTTTGGGGTAAAAGCAGGAGACCATATAGAATTTTCCATCAGGGATGGAAAAGTAACTATCAAGCCTTACAAAAGACCTGACCGGGCGGTGTTATAAAAAAAGTTGCGGGTTGCCTGAAGGACCGGGACAGCTTATACAAGGACCTCCTGGAGATT
This genomic stretch from Thermincola ferriacetica harbors:
- a CDS encoding AbrB/MazE/SpoVT family DNA-binding domain-containing protein; the encoded protein is MEIRRVFKSGNSYVVSLPKNVVETFGVKAGDHIEFSIRDGKVTIKPYKRPDRAVL
- the csaB gene encoding polysaccharide pyruvyl transferase CsaB, whose translation is MKKVVISGYYGYDNVGDEALLKAIVDALRSCDNKIHITVLSAQPEKTGRSLGVAAVSRTNLREIVAAIRNTDLLISGGGSLLQDVTGPLTIPYYLGIVAMAKALGKPVMFYAQGVGPVNKKLGRTLIKHIVNKVDLITLRDRESAELLKEIGVRKPVVKVTADPVFGLGGAGEAEPGERVLAGFGIDLKNGPLVGIAIRPWPNYESSLNALAEAAGYLLSLGRQVVIIPMHYPVDLPAAKELHKRLGNKSVLLDRSLGPDRLMALTGKLELVIAMRLHALIFGAVQGVPVIGISYDPKVDKFLQSPGCFSAGSVDSVSSETLIRLIDYILRNREAVSGQLAEFSRGLREAALENARLAIELLHRKVN